In the genome of Flavobacteriaceae bacterium YJPT1-3, the window GGACAACTCTTACCTGAGGAACAGGTGGTCAGCGCCAAAGACGATCAGGCACAACTGACCAAATTGGTACACAACAAACCGACCGTTTTCTATTTCTGGAGTACCGACCGCTTAAAGCACCTGAAACTTGTGCATTTGCGGGTCAATGAATTGCGCGAAAAATTTCCGGAATACGAATATATCGGGCTCAACATTGACGGGGAAGCCCAGATCTGGAAGGATATCATACGTCGACACGGTTTCGACGCTAGTAAAGAATATCGCTTCAACAATAGCGATCACGCCAAAGAAGAACTGGTTATCAATACCGTGAACAAATCGATCATTGTCGATGCTAAGGGGAAGATCTTAAACAGTCACGCAAACATTCTCTCCCAAGATTTTGAAAACGAATTGTTGCAGTACCTGAACAATTAATACCGAATATATCGATCAAAAAAAAGGTCTGCATCTGCAGACCTTTTTTTGATTTGTTACTGAAGCTGAATTAATTCCCTTTTTGGTAATCGGCCAGGAACTTAGCCAGTCCGCTATCGGTTAGGGGGTGTTTAAGAAGACCTTCAATGGACGACAAAGGTCCGGTCATCACATCAGCACCAATTTTAGCACAGTCGATCACGTGCATGGTATGACGCACTGAAGCCGCAAGGATTTCCGTATCAAAGGCATAATTATCGTAGATGTGTCTGATCTCTGCGATCAAATTGAGTCCGTCTGTTGAAATATCATCCAGTCTACCAATGAAGGGAGAAACATAGGTCGCCCCTGCCTTGGCAGCCAATAAGGCTTGACCCGGAGAAAATACCAAGGTACAATTGGTTCGTATCCCGTGATCGCTAAAATACTTGATCGCCTTGATGCCGTCTTTGATCATGGGAACCTTAACGACTATTTGATCGTGCAAAGCCGCCAATTCTTCACCCTCCTTGATCATGGCCTCGTACTCGGTAGCGATAACCTCAGCACTAACGTCACCATCTACGATCTCGCAGATATCCACATAGTGCTTTAAGATGTTGTCACGACCGGTGATTCCTTCTTTGGCCATCAACGATGGATTGGTAGTTACACCGTCTAAAACTCCCAGTTCCTGAGCTTCTTTGATCTGATCGAGATTAGCAGTGTCAATAAAAAATTTCATAGTTGTTTGTTTAAAAATACGATTTGCAGGTTACGGGATACAAAAGTAAGGATTCAAGCTTGAGGCCTTACATCTTATAGTGATTTCTTAATAACTTTTCATAAACGAGATCCGGAAGGAGTGCCTTCAAGCGCACAGAAAACTTCTGCATAAAAGCGCCTACCTTATAATGGATTTTAAGCCTGGAGGAGGTCATGATCTGGTGAACCGCTTTAGCCATTTCTAGCGGATCGCTGCCTTCATCCACATGTTCATCCATCGTGGCCAGGGCGTCTCCGTATTGCTTTTGGTAAGGTGATCCCTCACGTATGGGGGCATGGTATCGACCGCTGGCAATATTGGTAGCGAAATCTCCGGGAGCAACGTTGGTCATTTCAATACCAAAGGCGCGCAAC includes:
- the fsa gene encoding fructose-6-phosphate aldolase, giving the protein MKFFIDTANLDQIKEAQELGVLDGVTTNPSLMAKEGITGRDNILKHYVDICEIVDGDVSAEVIATEYEAMIKEGEELAALHDQIVVKVPMIKDGIKAIKYFSDHGIRTNCTLVFSPGQALLAAKAGATYVSPFIGRLDDISTDGLNLIAEIRHIYDNYAFDTEILAASVRHTMHVIDCAKIGADVMTGPLSSIEGLLKHPLTDSGLAKFLADYQKGN